The following are from one region of the Vicugna pacos chromosome 9, VicPac4, whole genome shotgun sequence genome:
- the MAP4K1 gene encoding mitogen-activated protein kinase kinase kinase kinase 1 isoform X2, whose product MDLADPDIFNRDPRDHYDLLQRLGGGTYGEVFKARDKVTGDLVALKMVKMEPDDDVSTLQKEILILKTCRHANIVAYHGSYLWLQKLWICMEFCGAGSLQDIYQVTGPLSELQISYVCREVLQGLAYLHSQKKIHRDIKGANILINDAGEVRLADFGISAQIGATLARRLSFIGTPYWMAPEVAAVALKGGYNELCDIWSLGITAIELAELQPPLFDVHPLRVLFLMTKSGYQPPRLKEKGKWSAAFHNFVKVTLTKSAKKRPGATKMLSHQLVSQPGLNRGLILDLLDKLRNPGKGAPVGEIEDEEPELPPAIPRRIRSTHRSSSLGIPDADCCRRHMEFRKLRGMESRPTADTARLQPPGDFKSSSPRRNLSESDDDYDDVDIPTLAEDIPPPLPPKPKFRSPSDEGPGGTGDEGQLSPGVLVRCASGPPPRTPQLGPPPATRSPHLTAHSEPSLWNPALRDPDQPPLLPPKKEKMKRKGCALLVKLFNGCPLRIHSTAAWTHPSTKDQHLLLGAEEGIFILNRNDQEATLEMLSSSRTTWVYSINNVLMSLSGKTPHLYSHSILGLLERKEARAGSPIAHISPHRLLARKNMVSTKIQDTKGCRACCVAEGASSGGPFLCGALETSVVLLQWYQPMNKFLLVRQVLFPLPTPLPVFSLLTGPGSELPAVCIGVSPGQPAKSVFFHTVRFGALSCWLGEMSTEHKGPVQVTQVEEDKVMVLMDGSLKLVTPEGAPVRGLRTPEIPMTEAVEAVAMVGGRLQAFWKHGVQVWALGSDKLLQELRDPTLTFRLLGSPRPVVVETRPTDDPTAPSNLYIQE is encoded by the exons ATGGACCTTGCGGACCCCGACATCTTTAATAGGGACCCCCGGGACCACTATGACCTGCTGCAACGGCTGGGCGGCGGCACCTATGGGGAAGTCTTCAAG GCTCGAGACAAGGTGACGGGGGACCTGGTGGCACTGAAGATGGTGAAGATGGAGCCTG ATGATGATGTTTCTACACTTCAGAAGGAAATCCTCATCTTGAAAACTTGTCGGCATGCCAACATCGTGGCCTACCATGGGAGTTATCTCTG GCTGCAGAAGCTCTGGATCTGCATGGAATTCTGTGGAGCTGGTTCTCTCCAGGATATCTACCAAG TCACAGGCCCCCTGTCAGAGCTCCAGATCAGCTATGTCTGCCGGGAAGTGCTCCAG gGACTGGCCTATCTACACTCACAGAAGAAGATACACCGGGACATCAAG GGAGCCAACATCCTCATCAATGACGCTGGGGAGGTCAGACTGG ctgACTTTGGTATATCGGCCCAGATCGGGGCCACACTGGCTCGACGCCTCTCTTTCATTGGGACACCCTACTG GATGGCTCCGGAAGTGGCGGCCGTGGCCCTGAAGGGGGGATACAACGAGCTGTGTGACATCTGGTCCCTGGGCATCACAGCCATTGAATTAGCCGAGCTACAGCCACCACTCTTTGACGTGCACCCTCTCAG AGTTCTCTTCCTCATGACCAAGAGTGGCTATCAGCCTCCTCGGCTAAAGGAAAAAGGCAAATG GTCGGCTGCCTTCCACAACTTCGTCAAAGTCACCCTCACCAAGAGCGCCAAGAAACGACCTGGTGCCACCAAGATGCTCAGT catcaACTGGTGTCCCAGCCCGGGCTAAACAGAGGCCTGATCCTAGATCTTCTTGACAAACTGAGGAACCCAGGGAAGGGGGCCCCTGTTGGCGAGATTGAAGATGAGGAGCCTGAG CTACCCCCCGCCATCCCTCGGCGGATCCGATCCACCCATCGATCCAGCTCTCTGGGGATCCCAGATGCGGACTGCTGTC ggcgGCACATGGAGTTCAGGAAGCTCAGAGGCATGGAGTCCAGACCCACAGCTGACACG GCTCGCTTACAGCCCCCTGGAGACTTCAAGAGCAGCAGTCCTAG GAGGAACCTGTCAGAGTCCGACGATGACTACGATGACGTGGACAT CCCCACCCTCGCAGAAGACAtacctcctcctctaccccccAAG CCCAAGTTCCGTTCTCCATCTGACGAGGGTCCTGGGGGGACTGGGGATGAAGGGCAGCTGAGCCCAGGGGTACTGGTCCGCTGTGCCAGTGGGCCTCCCCCCCGTACCCCCCAACTTGGGCCTCCCCCAGCCACCCGAAGCCCCCACCTAACCGCTCACTCAG AACCTTCACTCTGGAACCCAGCCCTCCGGGATCCTGACCAGCCCCCGCTGTTGCCCcccaagaaagaaaagatgaagagaaag GGATGTGCCCTTCTTGTAAAGTTGTTCAATGGCTGCCCTCTCCGGATCCACAGCACGGCGGCCTGGACACACCCCTCCACCAAAG ACCAGCACTTACTCCTGGGAGCTGAGGAAGGCATTTTCATTCTGAACCGAAATGATCAGGAGGCCACGCTGGAGATG CTCTCTTCTAGCCGGACTACCTGGGTGTACTCCATCAACAATGTCCTCATGTCTCTCTCAG GAAAGACCCCCCACCTGTATTCTCATAGCATCCTGGGCCTGCTGGAACGGAAAGAGGCCAGAGCAGGAAGCCCCATTGCTCACATCAGTCCCCACCGGCTACTAGCAAG GAAGAACATGGTCTCCACTAAGATCCAGGACACCAAAGGCTGCCGGGCGTGCTGTGTGG CGGAGGGCGCTAGCTCCGGGGGCCCGTTCCTGTGTGGGGCATTGGAGACATCCGTGGTCCTGCTTCAGTGGTACCAGCCCATGAACAAGTTCCTGCTGGTCCGG CAGGTGCTCTTCCCGCTACCCACACCTCTGCCGGTGTTCTCACTGCTGACCGGGCCAGGCTCCGAGCTGCCCGCCGTGTGCATCGGCGTGAGCCCCGGGCAGCCGGCGAAGTCGGTGTTCTTCCACACCGTGCGCTTCGGCGCGCTCTCCTGCTGGCTGGGCGAGATGAGCACAG AGCACAAGGGACCAGTACAAGTGACTCAGGTCGAGGAAGACAAGGTGATGGTGTTGATGGACG gGTCTCTGAAGCTGGTGACCCCAGAGGGGGCCCCAGTCCGGGGGCTTCGAACTCCAGAGATCCCCATGACTGAAGCAGTGGAGGCCGTAG CTATGGTCGGGGGTCGGCTCCAAGCCTTCTGGAAGCATGGAGTGCAGGTGTGGGCTCTAGGCTCAGACAAG CTGCTGCAGGAGCTGAGAGACCCCACCCTCACCTTCCGTCTGCTTGGCTCCCCCAG gCCTGTGGTAGTGGAGACACGCCCAACAGATGATCCTACTGCCCCCAGCAACCTCTATATCCAGGAATGA
- the MAP4K1 gene encoding mitogen-activated protein kinase kinase kinase kinase 1 isoform X1 — protein sequence MDLADPDIFNRDPRDHYDLLQRLGGGTYGEVFKARDKVTGDLVALKMVKMEPDDDVSTLQKEILILKTCRHANIVAYHGSYLWLQKLWICMEFCGAGSLQDIYQVTGPLSELQISYVCREVLQGLAYLHSQKKIHRDIKGANILINDAGEVRLADFGISAQIGATLARRLSFIGTPYWMAPEVAAVALKGGYNELCDIWSLGITAIELAELQPPLFDVHPLRVLFLMTKSGYQPPRLKEKGKWSAAFHNFVKVTLTKSAKKRPGATKMLSHQLVSQPGLNRGLILDLLDKLRNPGKGAPVGEIEDEEPELPPAIPRRIRSTHRSSSLGIPDADCCRRHMEFRKLRGMESRPTADTARLQPPGDFKSSSPRRNLSESDDDYDDVDIPTLAEDIPPPLPPKPKFRSPSDEGPGGTGDEGQLSPGVLVRCASGPPPRTPQLGPPPATRSPHLTAHSEPSLWNPALRDPDQPPLLPPKKEKMKRKGCALLVKLFNGCPLRIHSTAAWTHPSTKDQHLLLGAEEGIFILNRNDQEATLEMLSSSRTTWVYSINNVLMSLSGKTPHLYSHSILGLLERKEARAGSPIAHISPHRLLARKNMVSTKIQDTKGCRACCVAEGASSGGPFLCGALETSVVLLQWYQPMNKFLLVRQVLFPLPTPLPVFSLLTGPGSELPAVCIGVSPGQPAKSVFFHTVRFGALSCWLGEMSTAEHKGPVQVTQVEEDKVMVLMDGSLKLVTPEGAPVRGLRTPEIPMTEAVEAVAMVGGRLQAFWKHGVQVWALGSDKLLQELRDPTLTFRLLGSPRPVVVETRPTDDPTAPSNLYIQE from the exons ATGGACCTTGCGGACCCCGACATCTTTAATAGGGACCCCCGGGACCACTATGACCTGCTGCAACGGCTGGGCGGCGGCACCTATGGGGAAGTCTTCAAG GCTCGAGACAAGGTGACGGGGGACCTGGTGGCACTGAAGATGGTGAAGATGGAGCCTG ATGATGATGTTTCTACACTTCAGAAGGAAATCCTCATCTTGAAAACTTGTCGGCATGCCAACATCGTGGCCTACCATGGGAGTTATCTCTG GCTGCAGAAGCTCTGGATCTGCATGGAATTCTGTGGAGCTGGTTCTCTCCAGGATATCTACCAAG TCACAGGCCCCCTGTCAGAGCTCCAGATCAGCTATGTCTGCCGGGAAGTGCTCCAG gGACTGGCCTATCTACACTCACAGAAGAAGATACACCGGGACATCAAG GGAGCCAACATCCTCATCAATGACGCTGGGGAGGTCAGACTGG ctgACTTTGGTATATCGGCCCAGATCGGGGCCACACTGGCTCGACGCCTCTCTTTCATTGGGACACCCTACTG GATGGCTCCGGAAGTGGCGGCCGTGGCCCTGAAGGGGGGATACAACGAGCTGTGTGACATCTGGTCCCTGGGCATCACAGCCATTGAATTAGCCGAGCTACAGCCACCACTCTTTGACGTGCACCCTCTCAG AGTTCTCTTCCTCATGACCAAGAGTGGCTATCAGCCTCCTCGGCTAAAGGAAAAAGGCAAATG GTCGGCTGCCTTCCACAACTTCGTCAAAGTCACCCTCACCAAGAGCGCCAAGAAACGACCTGGTGCCACCAAGATGCTCAGT catcaACTGGTGTCCCAGCCCGGGCTAAACAGAGGCCTGATCCTAGATCTTCTTGACAAACTGAGGAACCCAGGGAAGGGGGCCCCTGTTGGCGAGATTGAAGATGAGGAGCCTGAG CTACCCCCCGCCATCCCTCGGCGGATCCGATCCACCCATCGATCCAGCTCTCTGGGGATCCCAGATGCGGACTGCTGTC ggcgGCACATGGAGTTCAGGAAGCTCAGAGGCATGGAGTCCAGACCCACAGCTGACACG GCTCGCTTACAGCCCCCTGGAGACTTCAAGAGCAGCAGTCCTAG GAGGAACCTGTCAGAGTCCGACGATGACTACGATGACGTGGACAT CCCCACCCTCGCAGAAGACAtacctcctcctctaccccccAAG CCCAAGTTCCGTTCTCCATCTGACGAGGGTCCTGGGGGGACTGGGGATGAAGGGCAGCTGAGCCCAGGGGTACTGGTCCGCTGTGCCAGTGGGCCTCCCCCCCGTACCCCCCAACTTGGGCCTCCCCCAGCCACCCGAAGCCCCCACCTAACCGCTCACTCAG AACCTTCACTCTGGAACCCAGCCCTCCGGGATCCTGACCAGCCCCCGCTGTTGCCCcccaagaaagaaaagatgaagagaaag GGATGTGCCCTTCTTGTAAAGTTGTTCAATGGCTGCCCTCTCCGGATCCACAGCACGGCGGCCTGGACACACCCCTCCACCAAAG ACCAGCACTTACTCCTGGGAGCTGAGGAAGGCATTTTCATTCTGAACCGAAATGATCAGGAGGCCACGCTGGAGATG CTCTCTTCTAGCCGGACTACCTGGGTGTACTCCATCAACAATGTCCTCATGTCTCTCTCAG GAAAGACCCCCCACCTGTATTCTCATAGCATCCTGGGCCTGCTGGAACGGAAAGAGGCCAGAGCAGGAAGCCCCATTGCTCACATCAGTCCCCACCGGCTACTAGCAAG GAAGAACATGGTCTCCACTAAGATCCAGGACACCAAAGGCTGCCGGGCGTGCTGTGTGG CGGAGGGCGCTAGCTCCGGGGGCCCGTTCCTGTGTGGGGCATTGGAGACATCCGTGGTCCTGCTTCAGTGGTACCAGCCCATGAACAAGTTCCTGCTGGTCCGG CAGGTGCTCTTCCCGCTACCCACACCTCTGCCGGTGTTCTCACTGCTGACCGGGCCAGGCTCCGAGCTGCCCGCCGTGTGCATCGGCGTGAGCCCCGGGCAGCCGGCGAAGTCGGTGTTCTTCCACACCGTGCGCTTCGGCGCGCTCTCCTGCTGGCTGGGCGAGATGAGCACAG CAGAGCACAAGGGACCAGTACAAGTGACTCAGGTCGAGGAAGACAAGGTGATGGTGTTGATGGACG gGTCTCTGAAGCTGGTGACCCCAGAGGGGGCCCCAGTCCGGGGGCTTCGAACTCCAGAGATCCCCATGACTGAAGCAGTGGAGGCCGTAG CTATGGTCGGGGGTCGGCTCCAAGCCTTCTGGAAGCATGGAGTGCAGGTGTGGGCTCTAGGCTCAGACAAG CTGCTGCAGGAGCTGAGAGACCCCACCCTCACCTTCCGTCTGCTTGGCTCCCCCAG gCCTGTGGTAGTGGAGACACGCCCAACAGATGATCCTACTGCCCCCAGCAACCTCTATATCCAGGAATGA
- the EIF3K gene encoding eukaryotic translation initiation factor 3 subunit K isoform X2, whose product MAMFEQMRANVGKLLKGIDRYNPENLATLERYVETQAKENAYDLEANLAVLKLYQFNPAFFQTTVTAQILLKALTNLPHTDFTLCKCMIDQAHQEERPIRQILYLGDLLETCHFQAFWQALDENMDLLEGITGFEDSVRKFICHVVGITYQHIDRWLLAEMLGDLTDSQLKVWMSKYGWSADESGQIFICSQEESIKPKNIVEKIDFDSVSSIMASSQ is encoded by the exons ATGGCGATGTTTGAGCAGATGAGAGCAAACGTGGGCAAGTTGCTCAAGGGTATCGACAG GTACAATCCTGAGAATCTGGCCACCCTGGAGCGCTATGTGGAGACACAGGCCAAGGAGAATGCCTATGATCTGGAAGCCAACCTGGCTGTCCTAAAGCT gTACCAGTTCAACCCAGCCTTCTTTCAGACCACGGTCACCGCCCAGATCCTGCTGAAGGCCCTCACCAACCTACCCCACACCGACTTCACGCTGTGCAAGTGTATGATCGACCAGGCACAC CAAGAAGAACGGCCGATCAGGCAGATTTTGTACCTCGGAGACCTGCTGGAGACCTGCCACTTCCAGGCCTTCTGG CAAGCCCTGGATGAAAACATGGACCTCTTGGAGGGTATAACTGGCTTTGAAGACTCTGTCCGTAAAT TTATCTGCCACGTGGTGGGCATCACTTACCAGCACATCGATCGCTGGCTGCTGGCCGAGATGCTTGGGGATCTGACAG ACAGCCAGCTGAAGGTGTGGATGAGCAAGTATGGCTGGAGCGCTGACGAGTCAGGCCAGATCTTCATTTGTAGCCAGGAAGAGAGCATTAAGCCCAAGAACATCGTGGAGAAGATCGACTTTGACA GTGTGTCCAGCATCATGGCCTCCTCCCAGTAA
- the EIF3K gene encoding eukaryotic translation initiation factor 3 subunit K isoform X1 → MAMFEQMRANVGKLLKGIDRYNPENLATLERYVETQAKENAYDLEANLAVLKLYQFNPAFFQTTVTAQILLKALTNLPHTDFTLCKCMIDQAHQALDENMDLLEGITGFEDSVRKFICHVVGITYQHIDRWLLAEMLGDLTDSQLKVWMSKYGWSADESGQIFICSQEESIKPKNIVEKIDFDSVSSIMASSQ, encoded by the exons ATGGCGATGTTTGAGCAGATGAGAGCAAACGTGGGCAAGTTGCTCAAGGGTATCGACAG GTACAATCCTGAGAATCTGGCCACCCTGGAGCGCTATGTGGAGACACAGGCCAAGGAGAATGCCTATGATCTGGAAGCCAACCTGGCTGTCCTAAAGCT gTACCAGTTCAACCCAGCCTTCTTTCAGACCACGGTCACCGCCCAGATCCTGCTGAAGGCCCTCACCAACCTACCCCACACCGACTTCACGCTGTGCAAGTGTATGATCGACCAGGCACAC CAAGCCCTGGATGAAAACATGGACCTCTTGGAGGGTATAACTGGCTTTGAAGACTCTGTCCGTAAAT TTATCTGCCACGTGGTGGGCATCACTTACCAGCACATCGATCGCTGGCTGCTGGCCGAGATGCTTGGGGATCTGACAG ACAGCCAGCTGAAGGTGTGGATGAGCAAGTATGGCTGGAGCGCTGACGAGTCAGGCCAGATCTTCATTTGTAGCCAGGAAGAGAGCATTAAGCCCAAGAACATCGTGGAGAAGATCGACTTTGACA GTGTGTCCAGCATCATGGCCTCCTCCCAGTAA